The following is a genomic window from Candidatus Bathyarchaeota archaeon.
GCCTATCCTACTGGACTTGATGAACTTGACTAAAAAGTATGGAGCCTAGGGTTTCTCCACGAGTCCTATGGATTCACTACGTTAAAATAGGGGCTCTGCGAAGTTAGTAGTGGTTCTAAAGGGGATATCATGGACAGGTACAGCTATAGCGAAATCTACGAGCTTGAGAGAGAACTCATGCGTAAAGAGCGGCAGATAGAGTACCTCCAGATGGAGCTTAGAAGGTGTTACCGGACTATAGAAGAGCTTAAACAAGGAATGCGGCCTGTAGGGACGACGCTGGACGTTAAGGGTAATAAAGCGTACGTCAAACTCGGCAGTCAGATCTACGAGGTGACTATACCACCTGAGTACGTCGGTAAGGTTTCTCCAGGTCTAGATGTAGTCTTATCGCCTAACCGGGGCGCGGTTGTAGGTATCGCAGATAAGCTTAAGGATAGGTCGGTCTGGAGCTATAAGGTCGAGAGAGATATACGGGTGTATTATGACGACGTAGTCGGTCTCGAGAAGGAGCTTGAAGAACTCAGGAAGGTAGTCGAATGGATCCTCAGCCCAGATAGCAGGGTCAGGAGGGAGAAGCTGTTCCTAGATAAGAGGCTTCTAGAGGAGTGTGGCTCGGTTCTACTCTTCGGACCGCCGGGTACGGGTAAAACCTATATGGCTAAAGCCGTAGCCGGCACATGTAGTTTGTACGGTTATAAGACAAGCTTCATAAAGGTCGACGGCTATGAGATAGTCTCCAAGTGGCTCGGCGAGTCTGCTAGGAACGTTAAGGAGATATTCAAACTGGCTAGAGAGGTTGCGCCTAGTATACTCTTCATAGACGAGGCTGATGCGATCGGTAGGGCTAGGATAGACGTTACCACGGACGCAGGTAGAGATGTACAAGGTATGTTGAACCAGCTCCTCATAGAGCTCGGTGAGGGGTTTGAGACCAATA
Proteins encoded in this region:
- a CDS encoding 26S protease regulatory subunit; translated protein: MDRYSYSEIYELERELMRKERQIEYLQMELRRCYRTIEELKQGMRPVGTTLDVKGNKAYVKLGSQIYEVTIPPEYVGKVSPGLDVVLSPNRGAVVGIADKLKDRSVWSYKVERDIRVYYDDVVGLEKELEELRKVVEWILSPDSRVRREKLFLDKRLLEECGSVLLFGPPGTGKTYMAKAVAGTCSLYGYKTSFIKVDGYEIVSKWLGESARNVKEIFKLAREVAPSILFIDEADAIGRARIDVTTDAGRDVQGMLNQLLIELGEGFETNRNVAVIFATNFPSVIDPALLDRIRKVLYVPPPKTREAVKRLFDFYISKVALDPSLKEGTGLKDEIFERIWSIVRRRRVIYEASIPRRGIRVRDEYSITPRDVKNIVLEAVDEASYRGKDFVDEECLLSRVEGFVKEHITAQSV